In Kitasatospora sp. NA04385, a single genomic region encodes these proteins:
- a CDS encoding SAM-dependent methyltransferase, whose product MPDETTRQTPEIGINLDIHRPHSARMYDYYLGGVTNFPADREAAGRALDAFPNARLAAHANRGFMHRSIRALAVLGVDQFLDVGTGIPTSPNLHEIAQRINPAVRAVYADNDPIVLTHAEALLNSTPEGRTAYVQGDVRTPDTILDAAAEILDLARPVALSMNALLHFIADRPDRSAADLVAAFTARLAPGSYLAISHFTPDFEPEATARLVEVYRNSGTEAQARTRDEIAALFHGWHVLDPGIVSTPRWRPDADTAAVTDQQASCYAAIARLD is encoded by the coding sequence ATGCCCGACGAAACCACCCGGCAGACACCAGAGATCGGGATCAACCTCGACATCCACCGGCCGCACTCGGCCCGGATGTACGACTACTACCTGGGCGGCGTGACGAACTTCCCGGCCGACCGCGAGGCCGCCGGCCGCGCCCTCGACGCCTTCCCCAACGCCCGGCTCGCCGCCCACGCCAACCGCGGCTTCATGCACCGCTCCATCCGCGCGCTCGCCGTGCTCGGCGTCGACCAGTTCCTCGACGTCGGCACCGGCATCCCCACCTCGCCGAACCTGCACGAGATCGCGCAGCGCATCAATCCCGCCGTCCGGGCCGTCTACGCCGACAACGACCCCATCGTCCTGACCCACGCCGAGGCGCTGCTCAACAGCACCCCCGAGGGCCGCACCGCCTACGTCCAGGGCGACGTCCGCACCCCCGACACCATCCTGGACGCGGCCGCCGAGATCCTCGACCTCGCCCGCCCGGTCGCGCTGAGCATGAACGCCCTGCTCCACTTCATCGCCGACCGCCCCGACCGCAGCGCCGCCGACCTCGTCGCCGCCTTCACCGCCCGCCTCGCCCCCGGCAGCTACCTGGCCATCAGCCACTTCACCCCCGACTTCGAACCCGAGGCCACCGCCCGCCTCGTCGAGGTCTACCGCAACTCCGGCACCGAGGCCCAGGCCCGCACCCGCGACGAGATCGCCGCCCTCTTCCACGGCTGGCACGTCCTGGACCCCGGCATCGTCTCCACCCCCCGCTGGCGCCCCGACGCCGACACCGCGGCCGTCACCGACCAGCAGGCCTCCTGCTACGCCGCCATCGCCCGCCTCGACTGA
- a CDS encoding ricin-type beta-trefoil lectin domain protein has translation MDRHLPPRPRHAPSRTPRRPWARLALALAIGCLAADIAATPAPAAADTGTGGSDGWVLSTTDTTTDYAPAFVGNGYLASRVPAAGAGYSDGKVPVQSELAGLYALPQGQRELRAGLPTWTTLGFGRDDGNGGVYGVPAPRPCTFDQLCPAGHGQISGGAFVEDTHAGSTTGSYLAGLNTHDAPTVGARDVIPILDAPGGAATLAVRYSNGSGGPQTVHLTVNGVPQQVNAPATPDWDSWALLTVPTTLNAGTNTVEITVAQGDTARVNVDYVSAYPAGAPLPTGGNLKNGATGDYRQALDLRTGLLTTSFDWTSPEGDRTTFTYEVNANRAHAHLGTVTIRAVPHWSGTAAAVDGFDERGLSDASVNGTQVDGAHATLSQSLVSDGDLVTAALHSALRVDGATVPSTPVTGPGGTTSGQRATFPVTAGRTYEVTKFVGAASSVDTDRPLAEATPQQAAADAAAAGAAAGYRQALAANSAAWAELWQSTISVPGDTAMTAQIRASMFYLLAGVRSDVTWSAAPGGLSTHGSAGYGGHVFWDMETWMYPALLAQHPDIAKAANTYRQKLLPQAEANAASLSTPSQPIKGAKFPWESALTGNDATPLDSLTGPLEIHINSDIALAQWQYYQATGDTDWLRDKAWPVLKGIADYWATRAVPDSSGNYHINDVIPPDEYNGDIDDSVYTNASAQAALRIAVQAAGIVKQPADPAWNTVADGLTILVDTANDRHVEYQGYDGRGTKQADVTMLQYPWAVPMAPSTAQNDLDYYSRRTDPNGPSMTDAIATIDAAALGSPGCTAYNHLRDSVDPFLGAPFNQFHEARTGGTFTFTTGSGGYLQQFLYGFTGLRWGTDAVTVDPFLPAQLPGDDVTGLKWHGSTFDVSVGQQDTTVTVRSGPALSVRDRSGAVHQVAAGSTLHLPTRHPAATTGPTGCADRTPTGPITGAASARCVDLPDAADADWTQVQLYDCNNTPAQTWTLPGDHTVRAMGKCLDVRFGSDANGTPVQLYTCNGTPAQQWTYDPDTSRLKSHGKCLDAAGAETGNGTRLQLWDCVTGAGQQQWKIPTAS, from the coding sequence ATGGACCGACACCTCCCACCCCGACCGCGGCACGCACCCTCACGCACCCCCCGGCGGCCGTGGGCCCGCCTCGCGCTGGCACTCGCCATCGGCTGCCTGGCCGCCGACATCGCGGCGACACCGGCCCCGGCCGCCGCCGACACCGGGACCGGCGGCAGCGACGGATGGGTGCTGAGCACCACCGACACCACGACCGACTACGCCCCGGCATTCGTCGGCAACGGGTACCTCGCCTCCCGGGTCCCCGCGGCCGGAGCCGGTTACAGCGACGGCAAGGTACCCGTCCAGTCGGAGCTGGCCGGCCTGTACGCCCTGCCCCAGGGGCAGCGGGAACTGCGGGCGGGCCTGCCGACCTGGACCACGCTCGGATTCGGGCGCGACGACGGCAACGGCGGCGTCTACGGCGTGCCGGCGCCACGCCCGTGCACGTTCGACCAGCTGTGCCCGGCCGGGCACGGGCAGATCTCCGGCGGGGCGTTCGTCGAGGACACCCACGCCGGCTCGACCACCGGCAGCTACCTGGCCGGCCTGAACACCCACGACGCACCGACGGTCGGCGCCCGGGACGTGATTCCGATCCTGGACGCCCCGGGCGGAGCCGCGACGCTGGCGGTGCGCTACTCCAACGGCAGCGGCGGCCCGCAGACCGTCCACCTCACGGTCAACGGCGTGCCCCAGCAGGTGAACGCGCCCGCCACGCCCGACTGGGACAGCTGGGCGCTGCTGACGGTGCCGACGACCCTGAACGCCGGAACGAACACGGTCGAGATCACCGTCGCCCAGGGCGACACGGCCAGGGTCAACGTCGACTACGTCTCCGCCTACCCGGCCGGCGCCCCGCTCCCGACCGGGGGCAACCTGAAGAACGGCGCCACCGGCGACTACCGCCAGGCGCTGGACCTCAGGACCGGACTGCTGACCACCTCGTTCGACTGGACCTCGCCCGAGGGCGACCGCACGACGTTCACCTACGAGGTGAACGCCAACCGGGCCCACGCCCACCTCGGCACCGTGACGATCCGGGCGGTACCGCACTGGAGCGGAACGGCCGCGGCCGTCGACGGCTTCGACGAGCGCGGGCTGAGCGACGCGTCCGTCAACGGCACGCAGGTCGACGGCGCGCACGCGACGCTGTCGCAGAGCCTCGTCTCGGACGGCGACCTGGTGACCGCCGCCCTGCACTCGGCGCTCCGGGTGGACGGCGCCACCGTGCCCTCCACCCCGGTGACCGGGCCCGGCGGCACCACGTCCGGCCAGCGCGCGACCTTCCCGGTGACCGCCGGCCGGACCTACGAGGTCACCAAGTTCGTCGGCGCCGCCTCCAGCGTCGACACCGACCGCCCGCTCGCCGAAGCCACCCCCCAGCAGGCCGCCGCGGACGCGGCCGCCGCCGGTGCCGCCGCCGGCTACCGGCAGGCGCTCGCGGCCAACTCCGCCGCCTGGGCCGAGCTGTGGCAGTCGACGATCTCGGTCCCCGGCGACACCGCGATGACCGCGCAGATCCGCGCGTCGATGTTCTACCTGCTGGCCGGCGTGCGTTCGGACGTCACCTGGAGCGCCGCCCCGGGCGGCCTGTCCACCCACGGCTCCGCCGGCTACGGCGGCCACGTCTTCTGGGACATGGAGACGTGGATGTACCCGGCGCTGCTGGCCCAGCACCCCGACATCGCCAAGGCCGCCAACACCTACCGGCAGAAGCTCCTCCCGCAGGCCGAGGCCAACGCCGCGTCGCTGTCCACCCCCTCCCAGCCGATCAAGGGCGCCAAGTTCCCCTGGGAGAGCGCCCTCACCGGCAACGACGCCACCCCGCTGGACAGCCTCACCGGGCCCCTGGAGATCCACATCAACTCCGACATCGCCCTGGCGCAGTGGCAGTACTACCAGGCCACCGGCGACACCGACTGGCTGCGGGACAAGGCCTGGCCCGTGCTGAAGGGCATCGCCGACTACTGGGCCACCCGGGCCGTCCCCGACTCCAGCGGCAACTACCACATCAACGACGTGATCCCCCCGGACGAGTACAACGGGGACATCGACGACAGCGTGTACACCAATGCCAGTGCGCAGGCGGCACTGCGGATCGCCGTCCAGGCCGCCGGCATCGTCAAGCAGCCCGCCGACCCGGCCTGGAACACGGTCGCCGACGGCCTGACGATCCTGGTGGACACCGCCAACGACCGCCACGTCGAGTACCAGGGCTACGACGGCCGGGGCACCAAGCAGGCCGACGTCACCATGCTCCAGTACCCCTGGGCCGTACCGATGGCGCCCAGCACCGCCCAGAACGACCTCGACTACTACAGCCGGCGCACCGACCCCAACGGCCCCTCGATGACCGACGCCATCGCCACCATCGATGCCGCCGCCCTCGGCTCGCCCGGCTGCACGGCCTACAACCACCTCCGCGACAGCGTCGACCCCTTCCTGGGCGCACCCTTCAACCAGTTCCACGAAGCCCGCACCGGCGGAACGTTCACCTTCACCACCGGCAGCGGCGGCTACCTCCAGCAGTTCCTGTACGGCTTCACCGGCCTGCGCTGGGGCACCGACGCCGTCACCGTCGACCCGTTCCTGCCCGCCCAACTGCCCGGCGACGACGTGACCGGGCTGAAGTGGCACGGCAGCACCTTCGACGTCTCCGTCGGTCAGCAGGACACCACGGTCACCGTCCGCTCGGGCCCGGCCCTGTCCGTGCGCGACCGCAGCGGGGCCGTCCACCAGGTCGCCGCCGGAAGCACCCTGCACCTGCCCACCCGGCACCCGGCCGCCACCACCGGCCCCACCGGCTGTGCGGACCGGACCCCGACGGGGCCGATCACCGGAGCCGCCAGCGCCCGCTGCGTCGACCTCCCGGACGCCGCCGACGCGGACTGGACCCAGGTCCAGCTCTACGACTGCAACAACACCCCGGCGCAGACCTGGACGCTGCCGGGCGACCACACCGTCCGGGCCATGGGCAAGTGCCTCGACGTCCGCTTCGGCTCCGACGCCAACGGCACACCGGTACAGCTGTACACCTGCAACGGCACACCGGCCCAGCAGTGGACCTACGACCCGGACACCAGCCGGCTGAAGTCCCACGGCAAGTGCCTCGACGCGGCCGGCGCCGAAACCGGCAACGGCACCCGGCTCCAGCTCTGGGACTGCGTCACCGGAGCCGGCCAGCAGCAGTGGAAGATCCCCACCGCGAGCTGA
- a CDS encoding carbohydrate ABC transporter permease: MDTKPRSRSAGYALYLAPGLLLCLLFLVVPLLMTFGYSFTSWQGIGDPTWTGLDNYTRLLGDADFWASFRNIFFLIFGMAVVPTMLGLLIAAVLFDYIGKKHGDRLVNAFRSGLYLPQVIPVAVTGLMWGWILAPRGTVNSLLAKAGLDGLAQNWLGNPDLALWVVLFVLIWMQLGYPLVLFLSGLQRIDPELYEAAELDGAGWWQRFTRITVPLLRPEVYVVLVTTTIAGLKVFAQIYVLTGGGPGNSTLVPSYFAYQNFFERADVGYGSAISSTMSLLVLIIAGAFLTRQAREDGRA, encoded by the coding sequence ATGGACACCAAACCCCGCTCGCGGTCCGCGGGCTACGCGCTCTACCTCGCGCCCGGCCTGCTGCTGTGCCTGCTCTTCCTGGTCGTCCCGCTGCTGATGACCTTCGGCTACAGCTTCACCAGCTGGCAGGGCATCGGCGACCCGACGTGGACCGGCCTGGACAACTACACCCGCCTGCTGGGCGACGCCGACTTCTGGGCGTCCTTCCGCAACATCTTCTTCCTCATCTTCGGCATGGCCGTCGTCCCCACGATGCTCGGCCTGCTGATCGCCGCCGTCCTGTTCGACTACATCGGCAAGAAGCACGGCGACCGCCTCGTCAACGCCTTCCGCTCCGGCCTCTACCTGCCCCAGGTCATCCCGGTGGCCGTCACCGGCCTCATGTGGGGCTGGATCCTCGCGCCCCGCGGCACCGTCAACTCCCTGCTGGCCAAGGCCGGCCTCGACGGCCTCGCGCAGAACTGGCTCGGCAACCCCGACCTGGCCCTGTGGGTCGTCCTGTTCGTCCTGATCTGGATGCAGCTCGGCTACCCGCTGGTCCTCTTCCTCTCCGGCCTGCAGCGCATCGACCCCGAACTGTACGAGGCGGCCGAACTCGACGGCGCCGGCTGGTGGCAGCGCTTCACCCGGATCACCGTCCCGCTGCTGCGGCCCGAGGTCTACGTGGTGCTGGTGACCACCACCATCGCCGGTCTGAAGGTCTTCGCCCAGATCTACGTCCTGACCGGCGGCGGACCCGGCAACTCGACCCTGGTCCCCTCCTACTTCGCCTACCAGAACTTCTTCGAGCGCGCCGACGTCGGCTACGGCTCGGCGATCTCCAGCACCATGTCGCTGCTGGTCCTGATCATCGCCGGAGCCTTCCTCACCCGCCAGGCCCGCGAGGACGGACGAGCATGA
- a CDS encoding alpha-glucosidase, with translation MSLDVRSIPEQSAPAPQEGPGPEAPAPWWQSAVVYQVYPRSFADSDGDGIGDLRGITSRLDYLHELGVDVLWLSPVYPSPQDDNGYDISDYQDIDPVFGSLSDFDELLAGVHARGMKLVMDLVVNHTSDEHPWFRDSRAGVGGKRDWYVWRPARPGRVPDTPGAEPNNWGSFFSGPAWEWDEASGEYYLHLFSRKQPDLNWENPRVRQAVYAMMRWWLERGVDGFRMDVINLVSKDQRFPDGAVADGAAHGDGSPFYVCGPRIHEYLQEMHREVFAAHPGRLLTVGEMPGVDVEQARLFTDPARAEVDMVFQFEHVGLDHGPGGKFDPRPLRLSELKRSLGRWQEGLAGTGWNSLYWNNHDQPRAVSRFGDDGPRYRELSAKALATVLHLHRGTPYVYQGEELGMANAPFAAVDDFRDIESRNHYAHAVAAGADPEQVLDGLRRMGRDNARTPMQWDASPGAGFTTGTPWIAANPDHLRVNAAAQLADPSSVFHHYRRLIALRHGEPAVVHGDFTMLLPEDEHLYVFTRSLDGSALLVAANLDGAPRPLPAAVLEGWGGARVLVANYADLPDLGGSRVLRPWECVVLRRAAV, from the coding sequence GTGTCCCTCGACGTCCGCAGCATTCCCGAGCAGTCGGCTCCCGCGCCGCAGGAAGGCCCCGGCCCGGAGGCCCCCGCGCCGTGGTGGCAGTCCGCGGTCGTCTACCAGGTGTACCCGCGCAGTTTCGCCGACTCCGACGGGGACGGGATCGGCGACCTGCGCGGCATCACCTCCCGGCTCGACTACCTGCACGAGCTGGGCGTCGACGTGCTGTGGCTGTCGCCCGTCTACCCCTCGCCGCAGGACGACAACGGCTACGACATCAGCGACTACCAGGACATCGACCCAGTCTTCGGCTCACTGAGCGACTTCGACGAGTTACTCGCCGGCGTCCACGCCCGGGGCATGAAGCTGGTCATGGACCTGGTGGTCAACCACACCTCCGACGAGCACCCCTGGTTCCGGGACTCGCGCGCGGGCGTCGGCGGCAAGCGCGACTGGTACGTGTGGCGCCCCGCCCGCCCCGGCCGCGTGCCGGACACGCCCGGGGCCGAGCCCAACAACTGGGGCTCGTTCTTCTCCGGCCCGGCCTGGGAGTGGGACGAGGCGAGCGGCGAGTACTACCTGCACCTGTTCTCCCGCAAGCAGCCCGATCTGAACTGGGAGAACCCGCGGGTCCGGCAGGCCGTGTACGCGATGATGCGCTGGTGGCTGGAGCGCGGGGTCGACGGCTTCCGGATGGACGTGATCAACCTGGTCTCCAAGGACCAGCGCTTCCCCGACGGCGCGGTCGCCGACGGCGCCGCCCACGGCGACGGCTCGCCGTTCTACGTGTGCGGGCCCCGGATCCACGAGTACCTGCAGGAGATGCACCGCGAGGTGTTCGCCGCGCACCCGGGGCGGCTGCTGACGGTCGGCGAGATGCCGGGGGTGGACGTCGAACAGGCCCGGTTGTTCACCGACCCCGCCCGCGCCGAGGTCGACATGGTCTTCCAGTTCGAGCACGTCGGCCTCGACCACGGCCCCGGCGGCAAGTTCGACCCCCGCCCGCTGCGGCTGAGCGAGCTCAAGCGCTCCCTCGGCCGCTGGCAGGAGGGCCTGGCCGGCACCGGCTGGAACAGCCTGTACTGGAACAACCACGACCAGCCCCGCGCCGTGTCGCGCTTCGGCGACGACGGCCCCCGTTACCGGGAGCTGTCGGCGAAGGCGCTGGCCACCGTCCTGCACCTGCACCGCGGCACCCCGTACGTCTACCAGGGCGAGGAGCTGGGCATGGCCAACGCCCCCTTCGCCGCCGTCGACGACTTCCGCGACATCGAGTCCCGCAACCACTACGCCCACGCGGTCGCGGCCGGCGCCGACCCGGAGCAGGTCCTCGACGGGCTGCGGCGGATGGGCCGGGACAACGCGCGCACCCCGATGCAGTGGGACGCCTCGCCCGGCGCCGGATTCACCACCGGGACGCCCTGGATCGCGGCCAACCCCGACCACCTCCGCGTCAACGCCGCCGCCCAACTCGCCGACCCGTCCTCCGTCTTCCACCACTACCGGCGCCTGATCGCCCTGCGCCACGGCGAACCGGCCGTGGTCCACGGCGACTTCACCATGCTCCTGCCCGAGGACGAGCACCTGTACGTCTTCACCCGCAGCCTCGACGGGAGCGCGCTCCTGGTCGCCGCCAACCTCGACGGCGCTCCCCGCCCCCTTCCGGCCGCGGTGCTGGAGGGGTGGGGCGGGGCCCGCGTCCTGGTCGCCAACTACGCCGACCTGCCCGACCTGGGCGGCTCCCGGGTCCTGCGGCCCTGGGAGTGCGTGGTGCTGCGACGCGCTGCGGTGTGA
- a CDS encoding MerR family transcriptional regulator yields MGRAAAMTGTTAGFLRTLGDQGLITPLRSEGGHRRYSRYQLRIAMRARDLVDQGTAIDAACRIIVLEDQLEEALRINEQFRRQAGPDAAADT; encoded by the coding sequence ATGGGCCGGGCCGCCGCGATGACCGGCACCACCGCCGGCTTCCTACGCACCCTGGGCGACCAGGGCCTCATCACCCCACTGCGCTCCGAGGGCGGCCACCGCCGCTACTCCCGCTACCAGCTGCGGATCGCGATGCGCGCCCGCGACCTCGTCGACCAGGGCACTGCGATCGACGCGGCCTGCCGCATCATCGTCCTGGAGGACCAGCTCGAAGAGGCACTGCGCATCAACGAGCAATTCCGCCGCCAGGCCGGCCCGGACGCCGCGGCCGACACCTGA
- a CDS encoding ABC transporter substrate-binding protein, which produces MNLPRRRAALAALALSLALPLTACGSGSDSASGGNTLRIWHYEEQDGALSNAWDAAIEKFKQTHPGVKVEFERKTFDQIQQSAGMILNSDKAPDVMEYNKGNATAGLLSRQGLLTDLTAVAKERGWTAKISDSASVPARYNAKGEMGGDKWYGIPNYGEFVLSYYNKDMFTKYGVSIPTDMASFEDALAKFKAAGITPLANAGNDHPASHWLYLLALSKADKKWVQDYQTFSGTIDFHGPEWTYAVETYQRWLDKGYFDKDDVSLKGADMTEQFVSGKRPILVGGNWWFGGFKSDIKDFDWGTANFPGSKITLGSSGNLWVVPQHSKNKTLAEDFIDITMSPEIQALIGNNGNVPIAAQPDAITDPKSRELVSEFDQIQKSDGLGYYPDWPAAGYYDVLVSATQNLMNGTDAKSVLDQIAAPYEKQAASRH; this is translated from the coding sequence ATGAACCTCCCCCGCAGACGCGCCGCCCTCGCCGCGCTCGCCCTCTCCCTCGCCCTCCCGCTGACCGCCTGCGGCAGTGGCTCCGACAGCGCCTCCGGCGGCAACACGCTCCGGATCTGGCACTACGAGGAGCAGGACGGCGCCCTGAGCAACGCGTGGGACGCGGCCATCGAGAAGTTCAAGCAGACCCACCCCGGGGTGAAGGTCGAGTTCGAGCGCAAGACGTTCGACCAGATCCAGCAGAGCGCCGGCATGATCCTGAACTCCGACAAGGCGCCCGACGTCATGGAGTACAACAAGGGCAACGCCACCGCCGGCCTGCTGTCCAGGCAGGGGCTGCTGACCGACCTGACCGCGGTCGCCAAGGAGCGCGGCTGGACCGCCAAGATCAGCGACAGCGCCTCGGTGCCCGCCCGCTACAACGCCAAGGGCGAGATGGGCGGCGACAAGTGGTACGGGATCCCGAACTACGGCGAGTTCGTCCTCTCCTACTACAACAAGGACATGTTCACCAAGTACGGCGTGAGCATCCCGACCGACATGGCGAGCTTCGAGGACGCCCTCGCGAAGTTCAAGGCCGCCGGCATCACGCCGCTGGCCAACGCCGGCAACGACCACCCGGCCTCGCACTGGCTCTACCTGCTGGCCCTGTCCAAGGCCGACAAGAAGTGGGTCCAGGACTACCAGACCTTCTCCGGCACGATCGACTTCCACGGCCCGGAGTGGACCTACGCCGTCGAGACCTACCAGCGCTGGCTCGACAAGGGCTACTTCGACAAGGACGACGTCAGCCTCAAGGGCGCCGACATGACCGAGCAGTTCGTCTCGGGCAAGCGCCCCATCCTGGTCGGCGGCAACTGGTGGTTCGGCGGTTTCAAGTCCGACATCAAGGACTTCGACTGGGGCACCGCGAACTTCCCCGGCAGCAAGATCACCCTCGGCTCCAGCGGCAACCTCTGGGTCGTCCCGCAGCACTCCAAGAACAAGACGCTCGCCGAGGACTTCATCGACATCACGATGTCCCCGGAGATCCAGGCCCTGATCGGCAACAACGGCAACGTCCCGATCGCCGCGCAGCCGGACGCCATCACCGACCCCAAGTCCCGCGAGCTGGTCAGCGAGTTCGACCAGATCCAGAAGAGCGACGGCCTGGGCTACTACCCCGACTGGCCGGCCGCCGGGTACTACGACGTCCTCGTCTCCGCGACCCAGAACCTCATGAACGGCACCGACGCCAAGTCCGTCCTGGACCAGATCGCCGCCCCCTACGAGAAGCAGGCCGCTTCCCGGCACTGA
- a CDS encoding carbohydrate ABC transporter permease, whose amino-acid sequence MGVFVLAFLAPFLVIVLNSFKTSADYRKNGPLSWPESWNWSILGDVWQRVDFTQKLTNSLTTSLGVVVVAVALALFNAYAIGIGRVRWRTPLLVFFLGVNVLPQEGLVYPIYYLFKQFGLYDDKLGYTLLVGIVYSAFGTYLLTSVFSGFPRELIEAASLDGAGRWTILWRIVLPMSWPTLSVMCVFFFVWSWNEFLYPVVLLISNDNQTVPLGLSAMQGQFTSDPTALSAAALLGILPMVLFFFAFQRTLTRGMAAGAVK is encoded by the coding sequence ATGGGCGTCTTCGTCCTCGCCTTCCTCGCCCCGTTCCTCGTCATCGTCCTCAACTCCTTCAAGACGTCCGCGGACTACCGCAAGAACGGCCCCCTCAGCTGGCCGGAGTCCTGGAACTGGAGCATCCTCGGCGACGTGTGGCAGCGGGTCGACTTCACCCAGAAGCTCACCAACAGCCTCACCACCAGCCTCGGCGTCGTCGTCGTGGCCGTCGCGCTCGCCCTGTTCAACGCCTACGCCATCGGCATCGGCCGCGTCCGCTGGCGCACCCCCCTGCTGGTGTTCTTCCTCGGCGTCAACGTCCTGCCGCAGGAGGGACTCGTCTATCCGATCTACTACCTCTTCAAGCAGTTCGGCCTCTACGACGACAAGCTCGGCTACACCCTGCTCGTCGGCATCGTCTACAGCGCCTTCGGCACCTACCTGCTGACCTCCGTCTTCAGCGGCTTCCCCCGCGAACTGATCGAGGCCGCCTCCCTCGACGGCGCCGGGCGGTGGACCATCCTGTGGCGGATCGTGCTGCCGATGAGCTGGCCCACCCTCTCGGTCATGTGCGTCTTCTTCTTCGTCTGGAGCTGGAACGAGTTCCTCTACCCCGTCGTCCTGCTCATCTCCAACGACAACCAGACCGTCCCCCTGGGACTGTCCGCCATGCAGGGCCAGTTCACCAGCGACCCCACCGCGCTCAGCGCCGCCGCCCTGCTCGGCATCCTCCCCATGGTGCTCTTCTTCTTCGCCTTCCAGCGCACCCTGACCCGCGGCATGGCCGCCGGAGCCGTCAAGTAG